GGCCTTTTGCTGCTGCATGGAGTCCAGAAGCTGCTCGCGGGACAGCCTGCGTTCGAGGCAACCATCGCTGCGATGGGTGTTCAAAAAGCGGAGCTGATGTCCTGGCTGGTCATCTGGGGCGAAACCGGGCTGGGCGCACTTTTAGTGCTCGGCGCCCTGACCAGGGTGGCTGGCTTCCTGGCCGCCCTCATGTATGCAGGGATCTGGTTTGTCACCGAATCAGGCAAGC
This genomic interval from Arthrobacter sp. FW306-2-2C-D06B contains the following:
- a CDS encoding DoxX family protein, translating into MKFLLPSQISSSRGIAFLRIVFGGLLLLHGVQKLLAGQPAFEATIAAMGVQKAELMSWLVIWGETGLGALLVLGALTRVAGFLAALMYAGIWFVTESGKPLLSNSPGINAELLILYIALALAFAFIGAGALSLDRKLFAGKPARKSRR